The following are encoded in a window of Peromyscus maniculatus bairdii isolate BWxNUB_F1_BW_parent chromosome X, HU_Pman_BW_mat_3.1, whole genome shotgun sequence genomic DNA:
- the Slc25a5 gene encoding ADP/ATP translocase 2, translating into MTDAAVSFAKDFLAGGVAAAISKTAVAPIERVKLLLQVQHASKQITADKQYKGIIDCVVRIPKEQGVLSFWRGNLANVIRYFPTQALNFAFKDKYKQIFLGGVDKRTQFWRYFAGNLASGGAAGATSLCFVYPLDFARTRLAADVGKAGAEREFKGLGDCLVKIYKSDGIRGLYQGFNVSVQGIIIYRAAYFGIYDTAKGMLPDPKNTHIFISWMIAQSVTAVAGLTSYPFDTVRRRMMMQSGRKGTDIMYTGTIDCWRKIARDEGSKAFFKGAWSNVLRGMGGAFVLVLYDEIKKYT; encoded by the exons atgACAGATGCCGCTGTATCCTTCGCCAAGGACTTCTTGGCAGGTGGAGTGGCCGCGGCCATCTCCAAGACGGCGGTAGCGCCCATCGAGCGGGTCAAGCTGCTGCTGCAG GTGCAGCATGCCAGCAAGCAAATCACGGCAGATAAGCAATACAAGGGCATTATAGACTGCGTGGTTCGTATCCCCAAGGAACAGGGAGTCCTGTCCTTCTGGCGTGGTAACCTGGCCAATGTCATCAGATACTTCCCCACCCAGGCTCTCAACTTTGCCTTCAAAGATAAATACAAGCAGATCTTTTTGGGTGGTGTGGACAAGAGGACCCAGTTTTGGCGCTACTTTGCTGGGAACCTGGCATCAGGTGGTGCCGCTGGGGCCACATCCTTGTGCTTTGTGTACCCTCTTGACTTTGCCCGTACCCGTCTAGCAGCTGATGTGGGCAAAGCTGGAGCTGAAAGGGAATTCAAAGGCCTTGGTGACTGCCTGGTTAAGATCTACAAATCTGATGGGATTAGGGGCCTGTACCAAGGCTTTAATGTGTCAGTACAGGGCATTATCATCTACCGAGCTGCCTACTTTGGCATCTATGACACCGCAAAGG gAATGCTTCCGGATCCCAAGAATACTCACATCTTCATCAGCTGGATGATTGCACAGTCTGTCACTGCTGTTGCTGGCCTGACTTCCTATCCCTTTGACACGGTTCGCCGTCGTATGATGATGCAGTCGGGACGCAAAGGAA CTGATATCATGTATACAGGCACGATTGACTGCTGGAGGAAGATCGCTCGTGATGAAGGAAGCAAGGCTTTCTTCAAGGGTGCATGGTCCAACGTTCTCAGGGGAATGGGTGGTGCCTTTGTGCTTGTCTTGTATGATGAAATCAAGAAGTACACATAA